A window of Bradyrhizobium sp. AZCC 1610 contains these coding sequences:
- a CDS encoding Bug family tripartite tricarboxylate transporter substrate binding protein — MADTRLELVPYRGMAPVVTDLIGGHMPLGVIDPPSAMAAIEGGLITPIAVSSAYRYQRLPDIPPFAEQGVPGFEATGWFGIVAPAGTPDDAIAKINTAFVTALKDPAIVERIRALGSDPLPMAPDEFSRFIESEAKKWETVVAKAGKK; from the coding sequence ATGGCCGATACCAGGCTTGAACTGGTGCCCTATCGCGGTATGGCTCCGGTAGTTACCGATCTGATCGGCGGGCATATGCCGCTCGGGGTGATCGATCCTCCATCAGCGATGGCCGCGATCGAGGGCGGTCTCATCACGCCTATCGCCGTCTCTTCGGCGTATCGATATCAACGTCTTCCAGACATTCCACCATTTGCCGAGCAGGGGGTCCCGGGTTTTGAAGCGACGGGCTGGTTCGGCATCGTTGCGCCGGCCGGAACTCCAGATGATGCAATCGCGAAAATCAACACAGCATTTGTGACAGCGCTGAAGGATCCGGCAATCGTCGAGCGAATCCGCGCGCTGGGCTCTGATCCATTACCAATGGCGCCGGATGAATTTTCACGATTTATCGAGAGCGAGGCGAAGAAATGGGAAACGGTTGTCGCAAAGGCGGGGAAGAAATAG
- a CDS encoding IS630 family transposase (programmed frameshift), producing MGRPYSNDLRERVVKAVIKGGLSRHQAAAQFGVGISTAINWVQRFHETGSVKPDQIGGYRPKKIAGPHREWLMQRCRKDFTVRGLVAELAERGLKVDYRTMWEFVHAEKLSYKKTLIAAEQDRPDVARRRAQWTKYRDRIDPTRLVFIDETWTKTNMAPLRGWAPRGQRLKAKVPHGRWQTMTFMAALRHDRITAPWFIEGPINGEAFLLYIEKVLVPTLRHGDIVIMDNLGSHKATAVRRAIRAAGARLFYLPKYSPDLNPIEQFFAKFKHWLRKAAQRTTEAVYDAIAPILNTVSPAECANYFANAGYDQT from the exons ATGGGACGACCCTATTCGAACGACCTTCGTGAGCGGGTGGTGAAGGCCGTCATCAAAGGCGGCCTGTCGCGGCATCAGGCGGCGGCCCAATTTGGGGTGGGCATCAGCACGGCGATCAACTGGGTACAGCGCTTCCACGAGACTGGGAGCGTCAAGCCGGACCAGATCGGCGGCTACAGGCCAAAGAAGATTGCGGGGCCGCACCGCGAATGGCTGATGCAACGGTGCCGGAAGGATTTTACCGTGCGCGGGCTGGTCGCCGAACTCGCCGAGCGTGGCCTCAAGGTCGATTACCGCACGATGTGGGAATTCGTCCACGCTGAGAAGCTCAGTTAC AAAAAGACGCTGATTGCTGCCGAGCAGGATCGTCCCGATGTTGCCCGTCGGCGGGCGCAGTGGACCAAGTATCGGGATCGGATCGATCCCACTCGGCTGGTGTTCATCGATGAGACCTGGACCAAAACCAATATGGCGCCGCTACGGGGCTGGGCGCCGCGCGGTCAACGCCTCAAAGCCAAGGTGCCGCACGGCCGCTGGCAGACCATGACCTTCATGGCCGCCTTGCGCCACGATCGCATCACCGCTCCATGGTTCATCGAGGGGCCGATCAACGGCGAAGCCTTCCTTCTCTACATCGAGAAGGTTCTGGTCCCGACCCTGCGCCATGGCGACATCGTCATCATGGACAATCTCGGCTCGCACAAGGCCACCGCCGTGCGTCGCGCCATCCGTGCCGCCGGCGCCCGGCTCTTCTACCTGCCGAAATACTCGCCCGATCTGAACCCCATCGAGCAGTTCTTCGCTAAGTTCAAACACTGGCTGCGAAAAGCCGCACAGCGAACCACCGAGGCCGTCTACGATGCTATCGCTCCCATCCTCAACACCGTCTCACCGGCCGAATGCGCTAATTACTTCGCCAACGCCGGATATGACCAAACATAA
- a CDS encoding tyrosine-type recombinase/integrase, which produces MTDEAMSPLRRRMIEDMTIRKLAPKTKHDYVQRVKNFAAFLGRSPDTASFEDVRRYQLHLAASGVGVPTINQTVSTLRFFFKVTLKRHEIVEHTHVIHEPRKLPVVLSVEEVARLLDAAPGLKYKAALSVAYGAGLRAAEVVSLKVADIDSKRMIIRVEQGKGGKDRNVMLSPHLLNLLRTWWRTARPRGWLFPGRDPAQPMTTRQLNRACHAAAQMAEINKRVSLHTLRHSFATHLLEQNIDVRVIQVLLGHAKLDTTALYTRVATKTISEVMSPLEHIALKLKEIRPPG; this is translated from the coding sequence ATGACCGACGAGGCCATGAGCCCATTGCGGCGGCGCATGATCGAAGACATGACGATCCGCAAGTTAGCGCCGAAGACCAAACATGACTACGTGCAACGGGTCAAGAACTTCGCTGCGTTCCTCGGGCGATCGCCGGATACGGCGAGCTTCGAGGACGTGCGCCGCTACCAGCTCCATCTGGCGGCGAGCGGCGTTGGCGTGCCGACCATCAACCAGACCGTATCGACGCTGCGGTTCTTCTTTAAGGTCACGCTCAAGCGCCACGAGATCGTCGAGCATACCCATGTCATTCACGAGCCGCGCAAGCTGCCGGTGGTGCTCAGCGTCGAAGAGGTGGCGCGGCTGCTCGATGCGGCGCCGGGGCTGAAGTACAAGGCGGCGCTGAGCGTGGCCTATGGCGCCGGTCTGCGCGCCGCCGAGGTGGTCTCGCTCAAGGTCGCCGACATCGACAGCAAACGCATGATCATCCGCGTCGAGCAGGGCAAAGGCGGCAAGGACCGTAACGTCATGCTCTCCCCACACCTGCTCAATCTGTTGCGCACCTGGTGGCGGACGGCGCGGCCCCGGGGTTGGCTATTTCCAGGCCGCGATCCGGCGCAGCCGATGACCACGCGCCAGCTCAATCGCGCCTGCCACGCCGCCGCCCAGATGGCGGAGATCAACAAGCGCGTCTCGCTGCACACCTTGCGGCACAGCTTTGCCACCCACCTGCTCGAGCAGAACATCGATGTCCGCGTCATCCAGGTGCTGCTCGGTCACGCCAAGCTCGACACCACGGCGCTCTATACCCGCGTCGCCACCAAGACGATCAGCGAGGTCATGAGCCCGCTGGAGCACATCGCGCTCAAGCTCAAGGAGATCCGGCCGCCCGGCTGA
- a CDS encoding DUF1330 domain-containing protein, with product MRSNYKIAVAVTAGVAIGALAVEGLHAQAKPPVYFVAEIDVTNPDAYAKEYAPKAQAIIKAAGGRFLAIGGSAATTGTVTAFDGDAPKRVVVQVWDSMEKIRAWRANPEYVELRKVGEKYAKFRSFAVDGLKE from the coding sequence ATGAGATCAAATTACAAAATCGCAGTGGCAGTGACCGCAGGTGTCGCGATTGGCGCTCTCGCGGTTGAAGGTCTTCACGCTCAGGCAAAGCCACCGGTCTATTTCGTGGCAGAAATCGACGTGACCAACCCGGATGCGTATGCAAAGGAGTACGCTCCGAAGGCTCAGGCCATCATCAAGGCAGCCGGCGGTCGCTTCTTGGCTATCGGCGGATCCGCCGCAACTACAGGAACGGTGACAGCATTTGATGGAGACGCGCCGAAGCGTGTGGTCGTTCAGGTCTGGGATAGTATGGAGAAAATTCGGGCCTGGCGGGCCAATCCAGAATATGTCGAGCTTCGCAAGGTTGGCGAAAAATACGCGAAGTTCCGCTCGTTTGCTGTTGATGGTCTGAAAGAGTAG
- a CDS encoding tyrosine-type recombinase/integrase, translating into MTDIPSTSENVSKHVPWNKGKVVGAKPPLRPKHVWSIRTKLQVEGRLRDLALFNVAIDSKLRGCDVVALKVDDIAPSGYAADRASVRQKKTGRPVKFELTESTREAIDDYLRATGKKPGQYLFAGRRGPDRSLTTRQYARLLSDWLASIGLDSHWLGTHSLRRTKATLIYRRTGNLRAVQLLLGHTKIESTVRYLGIEVDDALAIAEQVDV; encoded by the coding sequence ATGACCGATATCCCAAGCACCAGTGAGAACGTCTCGAAGCACGTGCCATGGAATAAGGGAAAGGTCGTCGGCGCTAAGCCACCTCTCCGGCCGAAGCACGTCTGGTCCATCCGAACGAAGCTCCAGGTCGAAGGGAGGCTCCGGGATCTGGCGCTTTTCAACGTTGCCATTGATAGCAAACTTCGCGGCTGCGATGTCGTGGCCCTGAAAGTCGATGACATTGCGCCAAGCGGCTATGCCGCCGATCGCGCAAGCGTCCGGCAGAAGAAGACGGGACGGCCGGTCAAATTTGAACTCACGGAGTCAACGCGCGAAGCTATCGACGATTATCTGAGGGCGACCGGCAAGAAGCCGGGCCAATATTTATTCGCCGGCCGACGAGGACCTGACCGCAGCCTAACCACTCGGCAGTACGCGCGCCTGTTGTCTGATTGGCTTGCCAGTATAGGGCTGGATTCGCACTGGCTCGGAACGCATTCACTGCGTCGAACAAAGGCGACCCTCATCTACCGGCGTACCGGCAACTTGCGAGCCGTGCAGCTTTTATTGGGCCACACGAAAATCGAGAGTACCGTCCGATATCTGGGGATCGAAGTCGACGATGCTCTCGCAATAGCGGAACAGGTTGATGTCTGA
- a CDS encoding DUF3237 family protein, protein MTQNAAMRGEKIYDMELNITGVTDYGVSMDAILASQEAIPLHGARFDLAVDGRYEGRLAGHAHGVDYLRVRADGRIELDLHVIIETEDGHRIALSGDGQAAPRPGEPVLDIFANVRLSTASKNYAWVNERQIWGVGTASLVTGKVRAEGFMQ, encoded by the coding sequence ATGACTCAAAATGCAGCAATGAGGGGCGAGAAGATTTACGACATGGAACTCAATATCACTGGAGTTACCGACTACGGCGTGAGCATGGACGCCATCCTTGCCAGCCAGGAAGCGATTCCACTACACGGAGCTCGATTTGACCTTGCGGTCGATGGGCGGTACGAGGGCCGCCTCGCGGGACACGCGCACGGCGTCGACTATCTGCGGGTACGCGCCGATGGTCGCATCGAGCTGGACCTGCACGTCATCATCGAGACTGAGGACGGCCACCGGATCGCGTTGTCCGGTGACGGCCAGGCTGCGCCGCGACCCGGCGAGCCGGTGCTCGACATCTTCGCAAACGTCCGCCTCTCCACCGCGTCCAAAAACTATGCCTGGGTCAATGAGCGACAGATCTGGGGTGTGGGGACCGCGAGCCTGGTGACCGGGAAGGTCCGCGCCGAAGGCTTCATGCAGTGA
- a CDS encoding catalase has translation MTDKPPHLTHATGAPVSDNLNIVTAGRRGPALLQDIWLIEKLAHFDREVIPERRMHAKGSGAFGTFTTTHDVTRYTKAKIFSEVGKVTPIFARFSTVAGERGAADAERDIRGFALKFYTEEGNWDMVGNNTPVFFFRDPLRFPDLNHAIKRDPRTGMRSADNNWDFWTLLPEALHQVTIVMSERGIPKSYRHMHGFGSHTYSFINAANERIWVKFHFRTQQGIENLTDAEAEALVGKDRETHQRDLFESIERGDFPRWTLLVQVMTDAQAKAFPFNPFDLTKVWPKADFPLIEVGYFELNRNPENVFAEVEQAAFSPANVVPGIGFSPDKMLQARLFSYGDTQRYRLGVNFNHIPVNAPKCPFHSYHRDGAMRTDGNLGRTPTYFPNSRGEWTDQPNLNEPPLEIDGAAAHWDHRVDDDHYQQPGDLFRKMNAAQRQALFDDTARAVGGAAIHIQERHIANCTKADPAYGTGVREALTRLATVRPTEGKVAAE, from the coding sequence ATGACTGACAAACCACCACATCTTACCCACGCTACCGGCGCTCCCGTAAGCGATAACCTGAACATCGTGACCGCTGGTCGCCGTGGTCCCGCGTTGCTGCAGGACATCTGGCTAATCGAGAAGCTCGCCCACTTCGATCGTGAAGTGATCCCGGAACGCCGTATGCACGCCAAGGGCTCGGGCGCCTTCGGAACCTTCACGACAACCCATGACGTCACACGTTATACAAAGGCGAAGATCTTCTCGGAGGTCGGTAAGGTAACGCCGATATTCGCGCGCTTCTCGACCGTAGCCGGCGAACGCGGCGCGGCCGATGCAGAGCGTGACATCCGCGGCTTTGCGCTGAAGTTCTACACGGAGGAAGGTAACTGGGACATGGTGGGCAACAACACCCCTGTGTTCTTCTTCCGCGATCCGTTGCGCTTCCCCGACCTCAATCACGCAATCAAGCGGGACCCGCGCACCGGCATGCGCAGCGCCGACAATAACTGGGACTTCTGGACCCTTTTGCCGGAAGCACTGCACCAGGTCACCATCGTCATGAGCGAGCGCGGTATTCCGAAGAGCTACCGTCACATGCATGGTTTCGGCAGCCATACCTACAGCTTCATCAACGCCGCCAATGAGCGGATCTGGGTGAAGTTCCACTTTCGCACCCAGCAGGGCATCGAGAACCTGACGGACGCGGAGGCGGAAGCACTTGTCGGCAAGGACCGCGAGACTCACCAGCGCGACCTCTTTGAGAGCATCGAACGCGGTGATTTCCCCCGTTGGACACTGCTTGTCCAGGTCATGACCGACGCGCAGGCCAAGGCGTTCCCCTTCAACCCGTTCGACTTGACCAAGGTCTGGCCAAAGGCGGACTTTCCGTTGATCGAAGTCGGCTACTTCGAGTTGAACCGCAATCCGGAAAACGTCTTCGCCGAGGTGGAGCAAGCTGCCTTTTCCCCGGCTAACGTCGTGCCTGGCATCGGTTTCTCTCCCGACAAGATGCTGCAGGCGCGGCTGTTCTCCTATGGCGACACGCAGCGCTACCGTCTCGGTGTCAACTTCAACCACATCCCGGTCAACGCGCCGAAATGTCCCTTTCACAGCTATCACCGGGACGGTGCGATGCGGACGGACGGTAATCTGGGCCGGACACCGACGTACTTCCCGAACAGCCGCGGAGAGTGGACGGATCAGCCTAATCTCAACGAGCCGCCGCTCGAGATCGACGGCGCAGCCGCACATTGGGATCACCGCGTTGATGACGACCACTATCAGCAACCTGGCGACTTGTTCCGCAAGATGAATGCGGCCCAACGACAAGCCTTATTCGACGACACGGCGCGCGCGGTCGGCGGCGCGGCGATCCATATCCAGGAACGGCACATCGCCAATTGCACCAAGGCCGACCCGGCTTACGGGACCGGCGTCCGCGAAGCGCTGACCCGCCTCGCTACCGTTCGTCCGACCGAAGGGAAAGTCGCCGCGGAATAA
- a CDS encoding HD domain-containing protein, protein MPSIADAVIPESKLARAITEYVRDTETELLFNHSSRVYQFGALAGVHRGLKFDRELLYAGAMFHDIGLMPSHSSKDERFEVDGAHAARYFLRSHGIPEDDAYAVWTAIALHTTPGVPQHMHPVVALVTAGVEMDVLGLTYKEYSDDERKAVVKAFPRTPRFKEDIIQAFYDGIKHKTETTFGNVKADVIADKEPHFHRGNFCSVIRRSQWHG, encoded by the coding sequence ATGCCGTCGATCGCAGACGCTGTCATCCCCGAGAGTAAATTGGCGCGCGCCATCACCGAGTATGTCCGCGATACCGAGACCGAGCTGCTCTTCAACCATTCCAGCCGCGTCTATCAGTTCGGCGCGCTGGCCGGCGTTCATCGCGGGCTGAAGTTCGATCGTGAACTGCTCTATGCCGGCGCCATGTTTCACGACATTGGCTTGATGCCGAGCCATAGCAGCAAGGACGAGCGCTTCGAGGTCGATGGCGCGCATGCCGCTCGCTATTTCCTCCGCAGCCACGGCATCCCCGAAGACGACGCCTACGCGGTCTGGACCGCGATCGCGCTCCACACGACGCCGGGCGTACCGCAGCACATGCATCCGGTCGTGGCCCTGGTGACCGCGGGCGTCGAAATGGATGTTCTTGGGCTCACCTACAAGGAATATTCCGACGATGAACGTAAGGCAGTCGTGAAGGCGTTCCCGCGAACGCCGCGGTTCAAGGAAGACATCATCCAAGCATTCTACGACGGCATCAAGCACAAGACGGAGACGACGTTCGGCAACGTTAAGGCGGACGTCATCGCCGACAAGGAGCCGCATTTCCATCGCGGCAACTTCTGCAGCGTCATCCGCCGCTCCCAGTGGCACGGCTGA
- a CDS encoding GlxA family transcriptional regulator gives MIVALPGVQLLDVSGPLDVFAEANVQAGYPAYELFVAAAEPGLVRSSSGVRLMPDRIIDRDFREAIDTLLIAGCPNAAEVPADGIVVDWLRRRAPTAKRFGSVCSGAFFLAAAGLLDGRRVTTHWAVADTLAERFPSVTVDQDAIYITDGQLRTAAGVTAGLDLALALVEEDLGRETAMKVASQLVMFFKRPGGQMQFTRNGEVVPAGRAALQELQRWVAANPALDHSVANLAKRMELSPRHFARLFRNEVGITPATWVEEARVNAARRLLELGHEAPKQVATHCGFADADTLRRAFARHVGVTPAEYRKRFARIVEVRP, from the coding sequence GTGATCGTGGCGTTGCCGGGGGTGCAGCTCCTCGACGTCTCTGGACCTCTTGATGTGTTCGCGGAGGCGAACGTGCAGGCGGGCTATCCGGCGTATGAGCTTTTCGTGGCGGCGGCAGAGCCAGGCCTAGTCCGTAGCTCGTCGGGTGTGCGGTTGATGCCCGACCGGATCATTGATCGCGATTTCCGGGAGGCTATCGACACGCTGCTGATCGCAGGATGTCCGAATGCTGCCGAAGTGCCTGCAGACGGCATCGTGGTCGATTGGCTTCGCCGGCGGGCCCCCACGGCCAAACGCTTCGGGTCGGTGTGCAGCGGCGCTTTTTTCCTCGCGGCGGCTGGCCTCCTCGACGGCAGGCGCGTCACGACGCATTGGGCGGTCGCAGATACGCTGGCTGAGAGATTTCCCTCGGTCACCGTAGATCAGGACGCGATTTACATCACCGACGGCCAGCTCCGTACGGCTGCCGGCGTGACCGCAGGGCTCGATCTGGCGCTCGCCCTCGTGGAGGAAGATCTCGGACGCGAGACGGCGATGAAGGTTGCGAGCCAACTTGTCATGTTCTTCAAGCGCCCAGGTGGACAAATGCAGTTCACCCGCAATGGCGAGGTAGTACCCGCTGGCCGCGCTGCGCTGCAGGAGTTGCAGCGCTGGGTCGCCGCCAATCCTGCGCTAGACCATAGCGTCGCCAACTTGGCGAAGCGTATGGAGCTAAGTCCGCGACACTTTGCGCGGCTGTTTCGTAACGAAGTCGGCATCACACCCGCGACGTGGGTCGAAGAAGCCCGCGTCAACGCTGCCAGGCGTCTACTTGAGCTTGGGCATGAGGCTCCGAAACAAGTGGCCACGCATTGTGGCTTTGCTGATGCGGATACGTTGCGGCGTGCATTCGCTCGGCACGTCGGAGTGACGCCGGCCGAGTATCGCAAGCGGTTTGCGCGGATCGTGGAAGTTCGGCCGTGA
- a CDS encoding hydrolase — protein MSIKAIAKPAKTLLSPKDHALILIDHQSQMAFNTKSIDITNLRTNVAILAHTAKGFKVPTILTTISKDTFAGPLFSEITDVFPDAEVTDRTTLNGWEDENLIRRVNAVGKDRLVICGLWTSVCCNGPVLSALEQGYEVYIVTDACGDCTTEAHERAVERMIQAGARPITALGYLSELQRDWARQETYDVTTSIAKQYGGAFGVGVQYVKTMFGAH, from the coding sequence GTGAGCATCAAAGCGATCGCTAAACCCGCCAAAACGCTTCTCAGCCCCAAGGATCACGCCTTGATCCTGATCGATCATCAGTCGCAGATGGCGTTCAACACCAAGTCGATTGACATCACCAATCTGCGTACAAATGTCGCGATCCTCGCTCACACGGCGAAGGGCTTCAAGGTGCCGACGATCCTCACCACGATCTCGAAGGATACTTTCGCAGGTCCGCTGTTCAGTGAAATCACGGATGTCTTTCCGGATGCGGAGGTCACCGACCGCACGACGTTGAATGGCTGGGAAGACGAGAATCTCATCCGCCGCGTCAACGCCGTCGGCAAGGACCGCCTCGTTATCTGCGGCCTGTGGACTTCTGTCTGTTGCAATGGTCCCGTGTTGTCGGCGCTGGAGCAGGGCTATGAAGTTTATATCGTTACGGATGCTTGCGGTGACTGCACGACCGAGGCGCACGAACGGGCGGTCGAGCGCATGATCCAAGCCGGTGCGCGTCCGATCACCGCGCTCGGCTATCTGTCTGAACTGCAGCGGGATTGGGCGCGTCAGGAGACCTACGACGTCACCACCAGCATCGCGAAGCAGTACGGTGGCGCCTTCGGCGTGGGTGTCCAGTACGTCAAGACGATGTTTGGCGCCCACTAG
- a CDS encoding LysR family transcriptional regulator: MRDPLDKLSWDDLRIVKVIGESGSLALAATALGINTSTVSRRLSQLEGTLGVALFDRRRAGYLPTASGAELMALAERVELDVISVARRVSGHVEKQAGDLRVTTSDALMLDFLTPIIADFHALNPSVRVDVIVGNCLLNLARGESDIAFRAVTGVPPENLFGRKVATIAWAAYGRRLDFFDDRPPPSDIYQRRWLSYGKGLSGLKAHAFVEERVPRERIVFQSDSVAGMSTAIAAGMGIGFLPCMHGDISADLMRVGPTEPDTSDELWILTHPDIRKSGRVNAFMTHCLKAIAKQRALIEGRRPDAHRADGQR; this comes from the coding sequence ATGAGAGATCCTCTCGATAAGCTTTCTTGGGACGATTTACGCATCGTAAAGGTGATTGGCGAGAGCGGATCCCTCGCGCTTGCCGCGACTGCGCTTGGCATCAATACTTCGACCGTTTCCCGGCGGCTCTCGCAGCTCGAGGGGACTTTGGGCGTTGCTCTTTTTGACCGGCGGCGCGCTGGATACTTGCCGACGGCGTCTGGTGCCGAACTGATGGCTCTCGCCGAACGCGTTGAACTTGACGTAATCAGCGTGGCGCGACGCGTCTCGGGTCACGTTGAGAAACAGGCGGGCGACTTGCGCGTAACGACCAGCGACGCGCTGATGCTAGATTTCCTCACGCCGATCATTGCAGACTTCCATGCCTTGAATCCATCGGTCAGAGTCGACGTGATCGTCGGAAACTGTTTGCTGAATCTTGCACGTGGGGAGTCGGACATCGCTTTCCGCGCAGTGACCGGAGTGCCTCCTGAAAATCTCTTCGGCCGGAAGGTCGCAACCATTGCATGGGCGGCCTACGGGCGCAGGCTCGACTTCTTCGACGACCGGCCGCCCCCTAGCGATATCTATCAGCGTCGATGGCTATCATACGGAAAGGGCCTATCCGGCCTCAAGGCACACGCTTTCGTCGAGGAGCGTGTCCCTAGAGAAAGGATTGTCTTCCAAAGCGATTCCGTCGCGGGGATGTCGACGGCAATCGCCGCGGGCATGGGGATTGGATTCTTGCCCTGCATGCACGGCGATATTTCTGCGGACCTCATGCGTGTGGGCCCGACAGAGCCCGACACCAGTGACGAGCTCTGGATATTGACCCATCCCGACATTCGGAAGTCAGGGCGCGTGAATGCCTTCATGACGCATTGCCTGAAAGCCATCGCGAAACAGCGAGCATTGATCGAGGGGCGACGGCCTGACGCGCACCGTGCGGACGGTCAGCGATAG
- the pcaG gene encoding protocatechuate 3,4-dioxygenase subunit alpha, with protein MPESKGITPSQTVGPYFKYGLTPNGEYAWNDPFTNNLVTPDVTGDRIRVEGIVYDGDGKPVPDCMLEIWQADAQGRFSDPQDKRALPNTSFKRFGRCGTRGNGGYVFDTIKPGVVPDPDGKPQAPHIVLAVFARGMLLHLYTRIYFDGEAGNAADPVLALVPADRRATLIAKRKAGGANAIYSLDIHLQGDNETVFFDV; from the coding sequence GTGCCGGAATCAAAAGGGATCACGCCGTCGCAGACCGTCGGTCCGTATTTCAAGTACGGCCTAACGCCGAACGGCGAGTACGCCTGGAACGACCCTTTTACCAACAACCTCGTCACGCCTGACGTGACGGGTGACCGGATCCGCGTCGAGGGCATCGTCTATGACGGCGACGGCAAGCCGGTGCCGGACTGCATGCTGGAGATCTGGCAGGCCGACGCGCAGGGCCGCTTCTCCGATCCGCAGGACAAGCGCGCCTTGCCCAACACCTCGTTCAAGAGGTTCGGCCGCTGCGGCACCCGCGGCAATGGCGGCTATGTCTTCGACACCATCAAGCCCGGCGTGGTGCCCGATCCCGACGGCAAGCCGCAGGCGCCGCATATCGTGCTCGCGGTGTTCGCGCGCGGCATGCTGCTGCACCTCTACACCCGCATCTATTTCGACGGCGAGGCGGGCAACGCCGCCGATCCGGTGCTGGCGCTAGTGCCGGCCGATCGTCGCGCGACCTTGATCGCCAAGCGCAAGGCGGGAGGAGCGAACGCGATCTATTCGCTCGACATCCACCTGCAGGGCGACAACGAGACGGTGTTCTTCGACGTCTAG
- a CDS encoding 4-hydroxylaminobenzoate lyase, protein MGSREQLIERSIPFLQEVKDMTPGAAMERWLNEKYGEDSSLYQDLSRLIKIGVEEGWAANQEVEGPNYRRSRILEPTPETFQFSITAVYMNSADPRRFKDEDDHDVLRGQYHGHPYGELNLVVPLDRGAELRGLQGWQGPGWTAPDPGSRHYPEVRGGAVIALFYLPAGRISYDFKAPA, encoded by the coding sequence ATGGGAAGCCGAGAACAGTTGATCGAACGCAGCATTCCCTTTTTGCAGGAAGTCAAGGACATGACGCCCGGTGCCGCGATGGAGCGTTGGCTCAACGAGAAATACGGCGAGGACAGCTCGCTCTACCAGGACCTTTCTCGTCTCATCAAAATCGGCGTCGAGGAAGGCTGGGCGGCGAACCAGGAAGTGGAGGGCCCGAACTACCGGCGCAGCCGCATCCTGGAGCCGACGCCCGAAACGTTCCAGTTCAGCATCACCGCCGTCTACATGAACAGCGCTGATCCGCGCCGCTTCAAGGACGAGGATGATCACGACGTGCTGCGCGGGCAGTATCACGGTCATCCCTATGGCGAGCTCAACCTGGTTGTTCCCCTCGACAGGGGCGCCGAGTTGAGGGGGTTGCAGGGGTGGCAGGGACCTGGCTGGACAGCGCCCGATCCTGGCAGCCGGCACTATCCCGAGGTCAGGGGTGGCGCGGTGATCGCGCTGTTCTATCTGCCGGCCGGGCGCATCTCCTACGATTTCAAGGCACCGGCCTGA
- a CDS encoding nitroreductase: MSALEEAVIGEGAARTARSRIDEIIAGRFACREFSDAPVPRRTIEQILRVARFAPSGANIQPWQVYVLASAAKDRVSAALLEAHETSRDEHVSEYKYYASDLPEPYLNRRQEFGRLFYGSLGIAQADIEARSRQTARNYAFFGAPVGLIVTIDRRLEVGSWLDLGMFVQNVLLAAAGRGLQSCPQETFAKYHRILRPLLSIPVEQMVICGISIGHAKDAATRGLMPRADVEAFASFAGFDD, translated from the coding sequence ATGTCCGCTCTTGAAGAAGCCGTAATCGGCGAGGGCGCGGCTCGGACTGCCCGGAGCCGCATCGACGAGATCATCGCTGGCCGCTTCGCGTGCCGCGAATTCTCCGACGCTCCCGTTCCGAGACGGACCATCGAGCAGATTCTCCGCGTGGCGCGGTTCGCGCCGAGTGGCGCGAACATCCAGCCATGGCAGGTGTACGTGCTCGCAAGCGCAGCCAAGGACAGGGTATCGGCGGCGCTGCTGGAGGCGCACGAAACGTCCCGCGACGAACACGTGTCCGAGTACAAATATTACGCCAGCGATTTGCCTGAGCCGTACCTGAATCGGCGACAGGAATTCGGCCGACTGTTCTACGGCTCGCTCGGCATCGCTCAAGCCGATATTGAAGCCCGGAGCAGGCAAACCGCCAGGAACTACGCATTCTTCGGCGCGCCGGTGGGATTAATCGTCACCATCGACCGCCGGCTGGAAGTGGGAAGCTGGCTCGACCTCGGAATGTTCGTTCAGAACGTGCTGCTGGCTGCGGCGGGGCGTGGGCTGCAATCCTGTCCGCAGGAAACGTTCGCGAAGTATCACAGGATACTGCGCCCGCTTCTGTCGATCCCTGTGGAGCAGATGGTGATCTGCGGAATATCGATCGGCCACGCGAAGGACGCGGCAACGAGAGGCTTGATGCCACGAGCGGACGTGGAGGCATTCGCCTCGTTCGCGGGTTTCGACGACTAG